In a single window of the Anguilla rostrata isolate EN2019 chromosome 4, ASM1855537v3, whole genome shotgun sequence genome:
- the LOC135252510 gene encoding transmembrane protein 275-like: protein MMFTDKSSSTSVPKKAPKKKKTRPQGLPSPALCCACGLCIMLAGINITLVGAFAFGSFLPKSNPPIVIGPVLLLVAFTFFGACCVCSRRPPAQGSRKAKGGGNLGLIRTGGVAFEIETSEHTLQDTTAVQLSPTNSPGSSRRSSPSYEAASRACKLFTMETNGPASACYSASPAGEAVQLNLPRDPAAT from the coding sequence ATGATGTTCACAGACAAGAGCTCCAGCACGTCTGTGCCTAAGAAGGCgcccaagaagaagaagacgcgCCCGCAGGGCCTGCCCTCCCCGGCCCTGTGCTGCGCCTGCGGCCTCTGCATCATGCTGGCGGGCATCAACATCACCCTGGTGGGCGCCTTCGCCTTCGGCTCCTTCCTGCCCAAGAGCAACCCGCCCATCGTCATCGGGCCCGTCCTCCTCCTGGTGGCCTTCACCTTCTTCGGGGCCTGCTGCGTGTGCAGCCGCCGGCCCCCCGCCCAGGGCTCGCGCAAGGCCAAGGGGGGCGGCAACCTGGGCCTGATCCGCACCGGGGGCGTGGCCTTCGAGATCGAGACCAGCGAGCACACCCTGCAGGACACCACCGCCGTCCAGCTGAGCCCCACCAACTCGCCCGGCTCCTCGCGCAGGTCCAGCCCCTCGTACGAGGCCGCCTCCCGCGCCTGCAAGCTCTTCACCATGGAGACCAACGGCCCGGCGTCCGCCTGCTACTCCGCCTCCCCGGCCGGCGAGGCCGTCCAGCTCAACCTGCCCCGCGACCCTGCGGCGACCTAA